A portion of the Salarias fasciatus chromosome 15, fSalaFa1.1, whole genome shotgun sequence genome contains these proteins:
- the wdcp gene encoding WD repeat and coiled-coil-containing protein — MDLGKAKLLRTGLNTLHQAIHPVHGIAWTDGKQVCLTALYFVNGEVKFGDTNVIGQFEHVFGLFWGPLCCPDSPALLAVQHKKHVTVWQLQLSTLEQNKLLCTQTCEMSEPFPLLSQGCVWHPKLDVLAVLTKRDTSVLFSVRVDNRRIKADIKGSGLIHCACWTKDGTRLVVAIGSGLHSFIWNDIQKSLVACSFCPIFDVGGYICAIESTGEAQVAVATELPLDKLCGLNSGIAFDLPAEAESLQGHGSHMVMSDDDSLMDARRRSLESDRSYIPSAGPLDLTHLLARHRRSDPSPLIHLRRRDTVTGSGQDSSHLILVTYERKVTTTRKVSIPGILVPDIVAFDPRGSTVAVASNTCNMVLVYCITASAMPNIQQISLQQNERPKGVCFLSDKMLLLMVGRQKSNDPAFLPSSNTDKYILRLIAKELMYDGETPSTPSPSAPNHEVTSNFCARIRRHSEHLSKDDRERGIKDLVLPGRGVVSSPGNRRRLVEEVRSSEPSPIASSVDFSDRASDRAHSSASSITVENFDMDHVNRMSSLAVAGQASKESSRSSSPRFDQSEKLHTEPTLPMPEKTSSQAKERALEQLVHNMERLFTRFADVQQCLTEIRDYTQNGKKALTVYPSASEPPYVNVTCQKQLSENVFIDERRPVLLCDGKLCLRALQDLFNLTIVELMYGPLWIVLVADGDGFVPLTFKPKEELTVRNGKRKTTLRAPGSPDNSCPSSPSPGHNPSTATETTT, encoded by the exons ATGGATCTTGGTAAAGCGAAGCTGCTTCGGACAGGCCTCAACACTCTGCACCAAGCCATCCACCCTGTGCACGGGATTGCATGGACGGACGGCAAGCAGGTCTGCCTGACAGCTCTGTATTTCGTCAATGGCGAGGTGAAGTTTGGAGACACCAACGTTATCGGGCAGTTTGAGCATGTTTTCGGGCTCTTCTGGGGGCCGCTGTGCTGCCCTGATTCTCCCGCCCTGCTGGCTGTTCAGCACAAGAAGCATGTCACTGTctggcagctgcagctcagtaCCCTGGAACAGAACAAGCTGCTGTGCACCCAGACGTGCGAGATGAGCGAGCCTTTCCCGTTGCTCTCTCAAGGCTGCGTCTGGCATCCTAAACTGGACGTTCTCGCCGTGCTGACTAAGAGGGACACCTCCGTACTGTTTTCGGTCCGGGTGGACAACAGGAGAATCAAAGCGGACATCAAAGGCAGCGGACTTATCCATTGCGCCTGCTGGACTAAGGATGGCACGCGATTGGTGGTGGCGATCGGCAGTGGTCTTCATTCTTTCATCTGGAATGACATCCAGAAGAGTCTCGTGGCGTGCTCCTTTTGCCCCATCTTTGACGTTGGAGGGTACATCTGTGCCATCGAGTCTACAGGGGAGGCGCAGGTCGCTGTGGCTACAGAGCTGCCGCTAGATAAATTATGTGGGTTAAACTCTGGCATAGCCTTCGATTTGCCAGCGGAGGCAGAGTCGCTGCAAGGTCATGGCTCGCATATGGTCATGTCGGACGACGACAGCCTTATGGATGCAAGAAGAAGATCGCTGGAATCAGACAGATCTTACATCCCCAGCGCAGGCCCTCTCGATCTCACCCATCTCCTGGCCAGGCACCGGCGCTCGGACCCCAGCCCCCTCATTCACCTGCGCCGTCGGGACACTGTGACAGGCTCTGGCCAAGACTCCTCGCATCTTATTCTAGTTACTTATGAGCGAAAGGTCACTACCACCCGCAAAGTCAGCATCCCGGGGATTTTGGTCCCTGACATTGTGGCTTTTGATCCACGTGGCTCGACAGTAGCGGTGGCTTCAAACACCTGCAACATGGTGCTTGTGTACTGCATCACGGCCTCTGCAATGCCCAACATCCAGCAgatctctctgcagcagaatgaaAGACCTAAAGGAGTCTGCTTCCTCAGTGACAAGATGCTGCTTTTGATGGTGGGCAGGCAGAAGTCCAACGACCCGGCCTTCCTCCCATCCTCCAACACTGATAAATATATTCTTCGTCTCATAGCCAAAGAGTTGATGTACGACGGAGAGACTCCCAGCACGCCATCCCCATCTGCTCCCAACCATGAGGTCACCTCTAACTTCTGCGCAAGGATTAGGAGGCACTCGGAGCACCTGTCAAAGGATGACAGGGAGCGAGGGATAAAGGACTTGGTGCTTCCCGGGCGGGGAGTGGTTTCTTCTCCCGGGAACAGACgcaggctggtggaggaggtgaggagcagCGAGCCCAGTCCCATCGCCAGCTCCGTGGACTTCTCCGACCGGGCCTCCGACAGAGCCCACTCCAGTGCCTCGTCCATCACGGTGGAGAATTTCGACATGGATCACGTCAACCGCATGTCCAGCCTGGCGGTGGCCGGCCAGGCCAGCAAGGAGTCCAGCCGGTCCAGCTCGCCTCGCTTCGACCAGTCGGAGAAGCTCCACACGGAGCCGACGCTGCCCATGCCCGAGAAGACGTCCAGCCAGGCCAAGGAGCGAGCGCTGGAGCAGCTCGTGCACAACATGGAGAGGCTTTTCACGCGCTTCGCAGACGTGCAGCAGTGCCTGACGGAGATCAGAGATTATACGCAGAACGGCAAGAAGGCCCTGACGGTCTACCCCAGTGCCTCTGAGCCCCCGTATGTCAATGTCACATGTCAG AAGCAGTTATCAGAGAACGTGTTCATCGACGAGCGGAGGCCGGTGCTGCTGTGTGATGGGAAGCTGTGCCTGCGTGCCCTGCAAGACCTCTTCAACCTCACCATTGTGGAACTGATGTATG gaCCGCTGTGGATCGTGCTGGTGGCAGACGGAGACGGCTTCGTGCCGCTGACATTCAAACCCAAGGAGGAGCTCACCGTGCGCAACGGAAAGCGGAAAACTACTCTGCGAGCTCCCGGGAGTCCAGACAACTCCTGTCCGTCCAGCCCTTCCCCCGGACACAATCCCAGCACGGCCACAGAGACAACCACATAG
- the fkbp1b gene encoding peptidyl-prolyl cis-trans isomerase FKBP1B isoform X2, whose amino-acid sequence MGVEVETISAGDGMLQNGKKFDSSRDRNKPFKFKIGRAEVIKGWEEGVAQMSLGQRAKITCTPDMAYGATGHPGVIPPNATLIFDVELLKLE is encoded by the exons ATGGGCGTTGAAGTCGAGACAATATCTGCCGGCGACG GCATGCTGCAGAATGGGAAAAAGTTTGATTCCTCCCGAGACCGGAACAAGCCCTTCAAGTTCAAAATCGGACGAGCGGAGGTCATCAAGGGCTGGGAGGAAGGAGTAGCACAG ATGAGCCTGGGCCAGAGGGCTAAAATCACCTGCACACCAGATATGGCTTATGGAGCGACAGGCCACCCCGGAGTCATCCCTCCCAACGCCACGCTTATTTTTGATGTGGAACTGCTCAAGCTTGAGTAA
- the fkbp1b gene encoding peptidyl-prolyl cis-trans isomerase FKBP1B isoform X1: MGVEVETISAGDGRTFPKKGQTCVVHYIGMLQNGKKFDSSRDRNKPFKFKIGRAEVIKGWEEGVAQMSLGQRAKITCTPDMAYGATGHPGVIPPNATLIFDVELLKLE, from the exons ATGGGCGTTGAAGTCGAGACAATATCTGCCGGCGACG gaagaacattTCCAAAGAAAGGCCAAACATGTGTCGTTCATTACATAG GCATGCTGCAGAATGGGAAAAAGTTTGATTCCTCCCGAGACCGGAACAAGCCCTTCAAGTTCAAAATCGGACGAGCGGAGGTCATCAAGGGCTGGGAGGAAGGAGTAGCACAG ATGAGCCTGGGCCAGAGGGCTAAAATCACCTGCACACCAGATATGGCTTATGGAGCGACAGGCCACCCCGGAGTCATCCCTCCCAACGCCACGCTTATTTTTGATGTGGAACTGCTCAAGCTTGAGTAA
- the mmut gene encoding methylmalonyl-CoA mutase, mitochondrial has protein sequence MLTAQRACAALAARRLLRASASSSHARSLIHTSVPCQDQAELHAEWASLAKKQLKGKDPEDLIWRTPEGLNIKPVYTQADSLGRADELPGVFPYTRGPYPTMYTYRPWTIRQYAGFSTVEESNKFYKDNIKAGQQGLSVAFDLPTHRGYDSDNPRVHGDVGMAGVAIDTVEDMKMLFDGIPLEKMSVSMTMNGAVIPVLAMFIVTGEEQGVPKAKLTGTIQNDILKEFMVRNTYIFPPEPSMHAIADIFAYTSKHMPKFNSISISGYHLQEAGADAILEVAYTIANGLEYCRTGLKAGLTIDEFAPRLSFFWGIGMNFYMEIAKLRAARRLWATLIQENFQPKNAKSLLLRTHCQTSGWSLTEQDPYNNVVRTVIEAMAAVFGGTQSLHTNSFDEALGLPTVKSARIARNTQIIIQEESGIPKVADPWGGSHMMEALTDDVYNKALTFIKDIEEMGGMAKAVSEGIPKLRIEECAARRQARIDSGSEVIVGVNKYRLEKEESVEVLAIDNTVVRQKQIEKLKKVRESRDPETAKKCLAAIEECARTREGNLLALAVEAARARCSVGEITDAMKTVFGEHKASTRMVSGAYRSEFGEHEEIAMALNRVADFKTHEGRNPRLLVAKMGQDGHDRGAKVIATGFADLGFDVDIGPLFQTPLEVAQQAVDADVHCVGVSTLAAGHKTLVPELIKELRKLNRPDILVICGGVIPPQDYEFLYQSGVCAIFGPGTRIPNAAVEVIDNIEKSLENQRQAM, from the exons ATGCTGACTGCACAGAGGGCATGTGCAGCACTGGCTGCCCGCCGCCTGCTCAGAGCTTCAGCCTCCTCGTCACACGCACGCTCTCTGATCCACACCTCAGTTCCCTGCCAGGACCAGGCTGAGCTCCATGCCGAATGGGCCAGCCTGgcaaagaagcagctgaaggggaAGGACCCCGAGGATCTGATCTGGCGCACACCCGAAGGACTCAATATCAAGCCCGTGTACACACAAGCAGACTCGCTGGGCCGCGCTGATGAGTTGCCAGGAGTGTTTCCTTACACTAGAGGGCCCTATCCTACCATGTACACTTACAGACCCTGGACTATCAGGCAGTATGCTGGCTTCAGCACAGTGGAGGAGAGCAACAAGTTTTATAAAGACAACATTAAAG CGGGCCAGCAGGGCCTCTCAGTGGCCTTTGACCTCCCGACACACCGAGGTTACGACTCAGACAACCCCAGAGTCCACGGAGATGTCGGCATGGCCGGCGTGGCCATCGACACGGTTGAGGACATGAAGATGCTCTTCGATGGAATCCCCCTGGAGaagatgtccgtttccatgacgatgaATGGAGCGGTGATCCCCGTGCTGGCGATGTTTATTGTCACCGGGGAGGAGCAGGGAGTGCCTAAAGCCAAACTAACCGGTACGATCCAAAATGATATCCTGAAGGAGTTCATGGTACGCAACACTTACATCTTCCCTCCGGAGCCGTCCATGCACGCCATCGCTGACATCTTCGCCTATACCTCCAAG CACATGCCCAAGTTCAACTCCATATCGATCAGTGGCTACCATCTTCAGGAGGCCGGAGCCGATGCTATCTTGGAAGTCGCCTACACCATCGCCAACGGCCTGGAGTACTGCCGCACGGGCCTGAAGGCAGGATTAACCATCGACGAGTTCGCTCCAAG gTTGTCGTTCTTCTGGGGAATCGGGATGAATTTCTACATGGAGATTGCCAAGCTGAGAGCGGCCAGGAGATTATGGGCCACTCTCATTCAGGAGAACTTCCAGCCCAAAAACGCCAAGTCCCTCCTCCTGCGCACGCACTGCCAGACCTCCGGCTGGTCTCTCACTGAACAA GATCCGTACAACAACGTGGTCCGCACGGTGATCGAAGCCATGGCGGCCGTGTTCGGCGGCACCCAGTCGCTGCACACCAACTCCTTCGACGAAGCCCTGGGCCTGCCCACCGTGAAGAGCGCCCGCATCGCCAGGAACACGCAGATCATCATCCAGGAGGAGTCGGGCATCCCCAAGGTGGCCGACCCCTGGGGGGGGTCGCACATGATGGAGGCGCTCACCGACGACGTCTATAATAAAGCTCTGACG TTCATTAAAGACATCGAGGAGATGGGCGGCATGGCCAAGGCGGTGTCAGAGGGAATTCCAAAACTTCGTATTGAGGAATGCGCTGCACGGAGACAGGCCCGTATTGACTCAG GATCAGAAGTCATTGTTGGAGTGAACAAGTACCGtctggagaaagaggagagcgTGGAGGTGCTGGCCATAGATAACACCGTCGTGCGTCAGAAACAGattgaaaagctgaaaaag GTGAGGGAGAGCCGTGACCCGGAGACTGCGAAGAAGTGCCTGGCGGCCATCGAGGAGTGCGCCCGCACCAGGGAGGGCAATCTCCTGGCCCTGGCGGTGGAGGCCGCTCGAGCCAG ATGCTCGGTGGGTGAAATAACCGACGCCATGAAGACGGTGTTTGGGGAGCACAAGGCCAGCACCCGGATGGTGAGCGGCGCTTATCGCAGCGAGTTCGGAGAGCATGAGGAGATCGCGATGGCCCTCAACAG AGTCGCAGACTTCAAGACGCACGAGGGCAGAAATCCTCGACTGCTGGTGGCCAAAATGGGGCAGGACGGCCACGACAGGGGAGCCAAAGTCATCGCCACCGGGTTTGCCGACCTGGGCTTCGACGTGGACATCGGACCGCTGTTCCAG ACCCCCCTGGAGGTGGCCCAGCAGGCGGTGGACGCGGACGTCCACTGCGTCGGGGTCAGCACGCTGGCGGCGGGACACAAGACGCTGGTCCCCGAGCTCATCAAGGAGCTGCGCAAGCTGAACCGGCCGGATATCCTCGTCATCTGCGGAGGCGTCATCCCACCACAG GACTACGAGTTCCTGTACCAGAGCGGCGTGTGCGCCATCTTCGGCCCTGGAACCAGGATCCCAAACGCCGCCGTCGAGGTGATCGACAACATCGAGAAGAGCCTGGAAAACCAGCGGCAGGCCATGTGA
- the opn8b gene encoding opsin 8, group member b — protein MDIYSSTLSPALDIGTGCYLLIVAVLSIVGNLLVLVMAFKRSSRMKPPELLSVNLAVTDLGAAVTMYPLSVASAWSHRWLGGDAVCLYYGLAGFFFGVASIMNLTVLAIVRFVVSLNLQSPKEKISWKMVKLLCMWTWLYALVWALFPVLGWGRYGPEPFGLSCSLAWGQMKHEGFSFVISMFSFNLLMPTVIIVCCYFGIAIKLYLTYKRSMNNCNRIPNILKLHRRLFIIAVLISTGFIGCWSPYGLVSLWSVFHDSSSIPPEVSLLPCMFAKSSTVYNPMIYYFFSQSFKREVNLLPWVCLNTFSCHVSNGVTDNGIYAVSANVEPKVPARSTTLDEISDCRTVTLDSTMNDGDG, from the exons CCGTGCTCTCCATCGTGGGAAACCTGCTGGTCCTCGTCATGGCCTTCAAGAGGTCGTCCAGGATGAAGCCGCCGGAGCTGCTGAGCGTCAACCTGGCGGTGACGGACCTGGGAGCAGCCGTCACCATGTACCCTCTGTCCGTGGCGTCCGCCTGGAGCCACCGCTGGCTGGGGGGAGACGCCGTCTGTCTCTACTACGGCCTGGCCGGGTTCTTCTTTGGGGTCGCCAGCATCATGAACTTGACCGTGCTGGCCATCGTGCGCTTCGTCGTGTCGCTCAACCTGCAGTCTCCGA aggaGAAAATCAGCTGGAAGATGGTGAAGCTGCTGTGCATGTGGACCTGGCTGTACGCCCTGGTCTGGGCCCTGTTCCCCGTCCTGGGCTGGGGCCGCTACGGGCCCGAGCCCTTCGGCCTGTCCTGCTCGCTCGCCTGGGGGCAGATGAAGCACGAGGGCTTCTCCTTCGTCATCTCCATGTTCTCCTTCAACCTGCTCATGCCCACGGTCATCATCGTCTGCTGCTACTTCGGCATCGCCATCAAGCTCTATCTGACCTACAAAAGGTCGATGAATAACTGCAACAGGATCCCCAACATTCTGAAGCTCCATCGGAGGCTGTTTATA ATTGCGGTTTTGATCAGCACGGGCTTCATCGGCTGCTGGTCGCCGTACGGCCTGGTGAGCCTGTGGTCGGTTTTCCACGACAGCAGCTCCATCCCGCCCGAGGTCAGCCTGCTGCCGTGCATGTTCGCCAAGAGCTCCACGGTGTACAACCCCATGATCTACTACTTCTTCAGCCAGAGCTTCAAGCGGGAGGTGAACCTGCTGCCGTGGGTGTGTCTCAATACGTTCTCCTGCCACGTCTCCAACGGCGTCACTGACAATGGGATTTACGCGGTCAGCGCCAACGTGGAGCCCAAGGTGCCGGCTCGCTCCACCACGCTGGACGAGATCTCGGACTGCAGGACGGTGACGCTGGATT CCACGATGAACGACGGGGACGGGTAA